One Eublepharis macularius isolate TG4126 chromosome 6, MPM_Emac_v1.0, whole genome shotgun sequence DNA segment encodes these proteins:
- the LOC129332671 gene encoding uncharacterized protein LOC129332671 gives MQEPRQHWVYPRSTDWWENIVLRHWDEHRWIRRFRMSKGTFLELVSALRPTLQRNTTTFRSPISVERRVAVAIWWLASGTSYQVTSDLFGLGKSTVASAVVEFCLAVELHLLSRTVLFGDSITQIMDGFRRMGFPHCVGAVDGTHIAICAPGGRPEQYGNRKNYSSILLQGTVDHRGRFVDAEVGWSGKNHDAFVFAHSALCSAMDSGALIPNNHDMVLDGIRIPPVILADGAYPMRRWLMKPYGRTATTPAQRNFDRQLARCRNVVERSFGRLKSRWRCLSHRLQIREQNVISVVTACVVLHNLCESKGHPIVGGGECPSPVLLSQQEEQDFNGNTRHLAEGKMVRDALARHILGRMDSL, from the exons ATGCAGGAACCGAGGCAGCATTGGGTATACCCACGCAGCACGGATTGGTGGGAGAACATCGTGCTGCGACATTGGGATGAACATCGGTGGATTCGCCGTTTCAGAATGTCCAAGGGCACATTTTTGGAATTGGTCTCCGCTCTCCGTCCAACGCTTCAGCGAAATACAACCACATTCCGCTCCCCAATATCTGTTGAGCGCAGAGTAGCTGTTGCGATCtggtggcttgcaagtggcaccaGTTACCAGGTCACCAGTGACTTGTTCGGACTTGGCAAGTCAACGGTTGCCTCGGCTGTCGTAGAATTCTGCCTTGCCGTCGAGCTACACCTGCTTTCAAGAACGGTTCTCTTTGGAGACTCTATTACACAG ATAATGGATGGCTTCAGGAGGATGGGGTTTCCTCATTGCGTGGGAGCAGTAGACGGCACACATATCGCCATTTGTGCCCCTGGTGGCCGTCCAGAGCAGTATGGCAACAGGAAAAACTACTCCTCGATACTGCTCCAGGGGACCGTGGACCACAGAGGAAGGTTTGTGGACGCTGAGGTCGGGTGGAGTGGCAAAAACCATGATGCGTTTGTTTTTGCCCACTCCGCCCTGTGTTCTGCAATGGACTCCGGCGCACTGATCCCCAACAACCACGACATGGTTTTGGATGGGATTAGGATTCCACCGGTGATTTTGGCTGACGGTGCATATCCCATGCGCAGGTGGCTCATGAAGCCATACGGCCGAACCGCAACAACCCCTGCACAGCGGAATTTCGATCGTCAACTTGCTCGctgcaggaacgtggtggaaaggagCTTCGGTAGATTGAAATCCAGGTGGAGGTGTCTCTCACACAGGCTGCAGATCAGAGAGCAAAATGTCATCTCGGTTGTGACTGCATGTGTGGTGCTCCACAACTTGTGTGAGAGCAAAGGGCACCCGATAGTGGGTGGTGGTGAATGTCCCTCACCGGTGCTGCTGTCCCAACAGGAGGAGCAAGATTTCAATGGCAACACCCGGCACCTTGCAGAGGGCAAGATGGTCCGCGATGCCCTTGCTAGACACATCCTTGGAAGGATGGACTCACTCTGA